CGACAGTTTCCGCCGTCCAGCAATTCAATGCGGACCATTGCTTTTCGAGTTGCGGTTCGATTACCTTGGAAGGCATTACGGAATACGACCAGGACGTGGCCGCGTTGAAGCGGGAAATGATTAAACGCTCACGCCAAACATCCATTCTGGCGGACCATTCAAAATTTGGTTTGGGGAAACTGGAGCGGGTGTGCGGGTTTGAAGACGTGGATTTATTGATTACCGACCAACCCATGCCGGAAGCGGTCACCAAGGCGCTGAATCAGAACGACGTCAGCTGGACCGTGGTCAAATAACCAAAACGCCCAGGCCTGGCGATTTCCCACCTTGGCCCGAGCTGAACAGAATGAATCGAATACAGCCAATCAGAACAAGTGGCTGTAACGCTTGATTTCCCATTCGGAAATCGTGCGGTGGTACTCCTCCCATTCTTCGGTTTTGTATTTAATGAACTCGTTGCGCAGTTCGGAACCCAGCACTTCCTCAACAAACGGATCGGCCGCAAAGGCTTCCACCGCCTCCGCCAAGTTTTGCGGCAGGAATTCGATACCTCTTTCCAAACGCTCGGCTTCCGACAACTCATACAGGTTGTCTTCCTGCGGCATGCCCGGATCCAATTTCTCACGCACCCCTTGCAAACCGGCCGCCAACACCAACGTCGCCGCCAGATACGGATTCACCGAGCCGTCGGCATTACGCGACTCGAAACGCCCGCCGCCCATCGGCACTCGCACCGAATTGGTTCGGTTATTGGAACCGAAGGAATTGAACACCGGCGCCCAGGAGAAGGTTGCCATCGCCCCTTGGCGAATCAGGCGCTTGTAACTGTTGACCGTCGGCGAGAAAACCGCACACAAGGCCGGGCCATGCTTCAAAACACCAGCAATGAAGTGGTAACCGATTTCGGTCAAGCCCAAACCGCGCGGATCGTCTTTCGGATCACAGGCAAAGACGTTTTCGCCGGTATCCTTATCGAACAACGACATATTGAAATGCGCCCCGTTACCGGTTTTATTCGCAAACGGCTTCGGCATAAAGGTCGCCAGCAAACCTTCTTCCTGCGCATAGTGTTTCGCCATGTAACGGAAGAAAATAAAACGGTCGCACATGGTCAGCGCATCGCTGAACTTGAAATCGAATTCATACTGACCGTTGGCGTCTTCGTGGTCGAGCGAGTACAAATCCCAACCCAAATCGTTGATGGTGGTCGCCATCTTATCCAGCCAGCTGAAGCGGTTCATAAAGCTGCGCACGTCATAACACGGCTTAATGAGCTTATCGTCCTTATCCGGCACGGACAAGGAACCGTCTTCTTCCTCTTTCAGCACGAACAACTCGCACTCGATTCCCAAGTTAAACCCGAAGCCCATCTCTTCGGCTTCCGCCAAGACTTTCTTCAAAGCAACACGCGTGTTGATTTCATAAGGCTCGCCGTGCAAGGTATTGTCGGCCGCCATCCAAGCCACCTCCGGTTGCCAAGGCAGTTGAATCAAACTGTCCAGATCCGGCACCGAAGCGATTTCATCGTCGTTCGGCATCTGCCCCAAA
The nucleotide sequence above comes from Hydrogenovibrio thermophilus. Encoded proteins:
- the glnT gene encoding type III glutamate--ammonia ligase, with translation MNSKIDVDAMQRRLKDMGIKYCLGAYVDIHGVPKGKFVPIDHLHHMVEGSELYTGYALDGLGQMPNDDEIASVPDLDSLIQLPWQPEVAWMAADNTLHGEPYEINTRVALKKVLAEAEEMGFGFNLGIECELFVLKEEEDGSLSVPDKDDKLIKPCYDVRSFMNRFSWLDKMATTINDLGWDLYSLDHEDANGQYEFDFKFSDALTMCDRFIFFRYMAKHYAQEEGLLATFMPKPFANKTGNGAHFNMSLFDKDTGENVFACDPKDDPRGLGLTEIGYHFIAGVLKHGPALCAVFSPTVNSYKRLIRQGAMATFSWAPVFNSFGSNNRTNSVRVPMGGGRFESRNADGSVNPYLAATLVLAAGLQGVREKLDPGMPQEDNLYELSEAERLERGIEFLPQNLAEAVEAFAADPFVEEVLGSELRNEFIKYKTEEWEEYHRTISEWEIKRYSHLF